From the genome of Setaria viridis chromosome 1, Setaria_viridis_v4.0, whole genome shotgun sequence:
AAAGGTAAGTGCGAAGGGCGAAGTTGCGAAGGAATAGTTGTTACTACTCTTAGTATAGTACCCACGGTCCATTTGATCATTTGCTGCGGTACCTTCAATCGTCATCTTCAGTTGAAAGAGTACACATTATATTGAGTACCTCCCTATCTTCAATCTCTCTTGTCAGAAATCCTACGCATCCCTCCCTTATCAGAAAAGAAATAGGAATATGAGCCTGTACTCACTCACGCTGCTGGATTTTTTTAGGGTAACGTAGTAAAAATCCTTTATTTCAGGGGATTTGCCTTTTCTTTCAAAATGAATTTATGCTTAGTCTAAAATTGGTAAATaccaaataataataatataaagatatattattattattattattattattattattattattattattattattattattattattattattattattattattattattattatgtacTAGTTTCCTAAAACTAACAAATAGAGTTATAGCTTTGATTGACTTACTAGATTATGGAAATGCTTTGAATCTCAACTTACTTTTTTAGAGGGGGAGATTACTACTGCATGGAAGGATGGTATACTGAAACGCAGGTGTTCTTACTCTTTCTCTGGTACCTGGTAAAATAGATTTGGCTGACTATAACATGGAAGGCCCCAAGTGTCGCCTTGAAAGTTATGTGGAAGAGTTCCGGCTTACTTGCATTAGGATCCATCCTCCAAGAAACCATCAATATATGAAGCATATGGCTCctctttgaattttttttcttggggATGTTCGTGGGATAGAGCACGATATGAGCATGCGAATTTCTTCAAATCTACCATTGGAGAGAAAATAAGGGGTTATGTGGATGGGGGTAGCCCCAGCTATTAGATGCCAGATTTCGTCTGGGTTCCAGGTGTGACTTGACTTGTATCCGGTAGGTCAAGGAAGGGGGATTTGGAGATTCTTGAAAGAATGTTTTGGCCTGTTCCTATTATGCTTCAACATAGAAGAAGATTGTTAAAAGGTGCTAGAAGGAGGATATATTTTTCCAATTGTTTCAATTGCCCAACCTCGAAATGGCTAAGGTTTAATGATTTCATGTAATTCTTCCGCTTACAGGTTCTTAATCGGTTTGTATCTTTGGCAAGCCTCACATCCTCGGGCGTATTTATTGCAATCTTTTTCCATGTTTGGCCAGTAAAACCCATATTTGTGTATCAGCCGTCTCATTCTTCTGCCCGCTTGATGTGCTCCAGCGATTCTTTCATGGACCTCAGCCACTACCAATAAAGCCCACCTTTACCTTCTCTTTCTATTCTATAAAATGGCGAACATCTAATCTAGGCCCGGTCACCTTTCTATGAAGGTGAGCAGCCCAGCCCCCTTGTGGAAATTTGGATATTAAGAAAGGGAAGCCGTATTTCGCAATAGCAGCTACAAGAAGCTGGGCTTAGGCTGCACCTCCAGCAGTCATTTTAGTGACTCAATTGGTTGGCTTCCCTCAGCTCAGACTGGTTTCACCACCTCTTCCAGGACCGAAATGATTATCCCTACCCCATGGGTCTCCATTCATCCCTGAATGTCATCGGGAACTCTTCGCTTCCTCGCCATTCTTGTAACCATCAACTATAATTCGCGCAAGTGTGTCCGCACCCCTTGGAGTGGACGAGAAAGAAAGGATTTTTTTCTCGGAGCAACCCCCCTAGTTCCAGACCCAGGAGTTCACTTTCCCGTATGAGCATTCGGTACATATTTAAGTCAGTGGAAGAGTCAAAGGGTCACTACTACTGAGGATCTCCCCCTTTATCTTAGAAGGGTCATTTGAGGGTTCGCCACGGTTCATTGGTGTTCTTACACACTAGGCTACCCTTCTCCGAAAGCTCCGTGGGACCACCTATCACTGGTCTTCGGCTGGAGGGGTTTATTGCACAAAAGGGCTAGGACGCAGGCTCCCGGAAAGGAAAGCCCAAATAATGTCAGATGCAAAGCCCCACACCTCATTAAGATCATATTGGCATACTCTTCCAAAAAATAGAGCAGACCCCATTGAAGACGGGAGTGAGGTACAACAAGGCCATTTCCGTCCACCTTCTCACGGAGCCGTACGTGGACGTTACCGCTCATACAGCTCCCAGCCAACAAGCAGTTAGCTTTCATCTAGAAGTCATGGAAGTGTGGATAAATTGACATCAAACTCTAGTCGACAaaaggtttttcttttgttcccACTTGTAGTAGTAGTCCCAATATTCCAATATTACAGCGTTAGCAGCGTTTTGTctcgatgaaaaatattctgGTGACCATGATGGATAGGATTTCTTCTCTATCCTTTGGACTTGAACGATCCAATTTCTAATCTTGTTGGAGATTCTTTATCTGGCTTTGATGTATGGGGCCCTTTCGGCTGCTCCACACCCTTAATAGAACTTCCCCTGGCAACGAGGAAAAGAATGAGTACTCGCTTTTTCACTTCCCTTTGGGCGGAAGCAGACTCCCGACCTCCATCTTTTAATAGGGAAGAGTTTCAATCAAATCCTAAATCACCTTGGTCAAAAAGAAAGACGAGGTATCTATCGCgatccttccctttcttggtaGACTTTCATACCCAAAAGAACAAGAAACTAGATCGCCCTAACTGTACTTTTTCTCTTAGCTCTTCCTGGCTCTATAAAGTCACTCTACTAAATATCATATCCGGGAAAGGTAGTCGcttacttttcttttcttctgagAACGTAAACATGAACAGAAGTAGTGTAGGACACCCACTATAACAACCTAGCTTAattaaatcatgtttaatcttaaATAAAGCTATTAGATcataaagaagaacaattggCAGTTGTGAAGATAGGTAAAAAGACACTTTTtccctcacaagctaaaccgCTGTTTAAAatgtaactcaaatttttgcttaagaacttaaaaatatatccaactaagagttgtagaactcaactttcccaacaacttttatttttggtttttTGTCTGAACCTGAGaagaagaccttcaaaaacttgaaatttgaatctgtgtcaatttaagaaaaacagttgaagtcccaactttggggctctttatttcgaaatttctaATATGAACACAAGCTGAGCTTTGTACAAACGTTTTAGAGCTTcaagcccttaacaactttgactaaaggagtAAGGTCTAAATCTGCACAGAAGGCTTCCAAAAACCCAGTCAAATTCagctagtttggtcaactcagcccaagGCCTGCAAACCTGGAAGCAGCTCAATCAGGCATCATGGTGTGAGCTTATCCTTCAAAAGTTGAATAGAACATcagaaaaaccctttataagagattgagaactaagtttatacaacaactttgtcAATTGGACTCTGATCAAATTCGCATCAGAAGCTTTTAAAATTtgggctcaagtcagccaaaaaccAAAAAATCGGCCAAACCGCCGTTTTGCTTAAGtttgaaatcgggcattcctccaaactttgaaactttgtatcttcaaatctgcTGCGATTTCAAACTCGGTTCAATTATAAAAGTTGAAATTGgatctgaggactacaacttttgcaaAGGGAGTAAATGTCGCGTAGTCCAAGAATCTGGAGTTATTGGCGCTTGAAGATCGGCCCGGAGAAGCAATCCCGCAAATCCCTCGCGCTCAGAGTGCGCCAGAGTGCGTGCGTCGTGCTCCGCCCGCCACTCGCCGCATGGCCCTTGCTCACCGGCGCAACACCTCCGCCCGATCTCCGGCCGCGGCAGGTCAAAGCCtcgcgcgccccgccgccagTGAAGCGCCGTGGTCCCCCACCCCGCTCCCGGTAGCTACGCCTCGCACGAGGGCACGCCCCGCTGCTACCCTGCTGAGCGCGCACCCCCACGGACGCCCTGCTCAACACCGCCGCCTCTGCcaaccgccgccccggccgtgACAACTCCTCCCTGCCTCGCTAGTGACACGTCCCGGCAAAGCCGTTTTTGCCGTGCACGCTCGCTTCGCTTCACCCGCGCCTGCACGCCttgcctgcagcgccctcgcctgccgcaccactctccctcctctgtccgccaatggcgccgccaccaTTAATGGCCGCTGTAGTGCCTCGACGCCCTTTGGTCCCATCCGCTAGCGCTGCTGCCTCTGCCTCgctcgccgctccgcctcggccCTATAAAGGGAGGCCCGGCGTCGCCTGTGCCCCTTTCCCCACTCGCCCTCGCacctcgccgcgctcccctGCTCTCACTCTCAGCTACACCGCACACCCTctccgtggagctcccccttccgcacTACCCCGCACCTCGCCGACACCACCACCAGCTTTGCCTCCCCCTCACGTAGCTCTAGAGCCCGTCCGTTGCCCGCGaagagtgccgccgccgccagaacaCCGCCGCCCGACGCCATCCCCATTGCTTGCCATCCGCCATCGCGTTCCGCTCCCGCCGGACCTCCCAGATGCCCACAACCGCCTCAAATCGGTCGTAGGTGAGCCACCGCTCCTCCCCGGCCTCTTTCCGCCCCAAGCTCGCCGGCGCTTCGTCGGGATTtttcccgctcgccgccgtgaGCCGCCCGGGGACCCGATTGCGATCAAGATAATCGAATCAGGGGCTTTAGCGCAAGAACCAGGGACCCCTACACAAATAAAGTATAGACGCGAGGGCTAGATCGCAAGTTTACCTCggtttttgttttataaatggtagaaaatgtatttaactttggaaattcaccaaaactcatagaaaattcagaaaaatgtcaaaccaattttgctagactcagtataaagtgtagtttctaataaaaatacttttggcacatatCTCTGCTAGGATTAATGTAATATTttgtttaagccatttaaatcaccataaattgcagaaaaatgctaaaatagtaaattcaactctcaagtgtttgttccaGAGAACAgaagcttataaaaatgatgtggggcctagctcagatgtttaaatctctgttttagttttatcatggaaatctaaggttgcttttatctttttgcataataaattaaaccagagatgataaaaatgtgaaacaaattggaATAGATTAGTAgtgtagtgtagtttgtaggaaaaatgcAGAACCTGGTTGGAAGCATTTGCATtttgtgtagagctgaacctcgctgatgggacatacgagcttcacccgatgccagaagaaggagccgtagctgatctgcagctagtcggagccgagcccgtaccggagcaagccgaggaccagttcgctaactccccgtgtgaaggcaagccccggagcataaattcctatctttaactacttgcaacatttttgattgtttgattgtgcatttacatttttaggaattgattgaaaccgtagatgcatgaattagtgccctttgatctgaacactagtatgataggccgagtagttgcaatgcttaataggactcggtaaaagtcgagtgattgactgtcactcgtgagttataggagttggttgctttccttttgttacaactataaggacgatggacagggcCGGGCTCTGtaaactattttggtggtcggtggattgccccgtctgtctacatgaatttggactaaggtcgagatgtgatagtgttcgtgatcaagtgttgaaagtactaatctcatacctagtatgggatggggaagcctagtaacgtgagcggatcgttccactgtctctggaatggagttcccttgcggccgcatgtggtaacaagtgcggtcatagaatggcagaggccgggactatggagccttgtaccaagggaagtgggcccgacacaggtctgggaattgatggtgacggctgacaaatgaagcgaccactcgtggtgcgcagatgtcgtgggattagattttgccatgcatggttaagaaattcgaatcgatttgtctgcctctcacattttgggactacttgatcgctatgctacaagtaagaatggaacttgatgatgatgttaacattaatgcttgtcataaattgtttggaaactatgcttgtttagtatagttgctaacttagactggtaaatgaacgtagaacttttggctaaaatattgaaagtaaggacctacactagttgcttttggcagaaacaaaccccagagccaaaatgcttgcatgtctaggtgttggtggagtagtaccaccggtcgggtaagtcttgttgagcgtagtcgctcagccttgttgtggcatatcttttTAGGTAATGTTGATACCtctgagctcgctgcaagtggcacttggcctccccaacttcctcctggttggacggtcgagtgggatccctcctcggatggcgaggatcgggatcattgatgtcatgatcggctttgtcatgatatcctgcaacggcatttagcttccgctcagTTATTTCGGTTAtttgagaactctgcaaactttgcttgaatttcgaacttgaggttgtaataatttaatgca
Proteins encoded in this window:
- the LOC140222439 gene encoding LOW QUALITY PROTEIN: uncharacterized protein (The sequence of the model RefSeq protein was modified relative to this genomic sequence to represent the inferred CDS: inserted 6 bases in 4 codons; deleted 1 base in 1 codon; substituted 1 base at 1 genomic stop codon), with the protein product MSSGTLRFLAILVTINYNSRKCVRTPWSGRERKDFFSEQPPXFQTQEFTFPYEHSKGHLRVRHGSLVFLHTRLPFSESSVGPPITGLRLEGFIAQKGXGRRLPERKAQIMSDAKPHTSLRSYWHTLPKNXEQTPLKTGVRYNKAISVHXSHGAVRGRYRSYSSQPTSXVSFHLEVMEVWIN